tgactagtatctatgtggaccctactacagtttaaccagctcagctatagactacaccagcatgactagtatctatgtggaccctactacagtttaaccagatcagctatagactacaccagcatgactagtatctatgtggaccctactacagtttaaccagctcagctatagactacaccagcatgactagtatctatgtggacccaactacagtttaaccagctcagctatagactacaccagcatgactagtatctatgtggaccctactacagtttaaccagctcagctatagactacaccagcatgactagtatctatgtggaccctactacagtttaaccagctcagctatagactacaccagcatgactagtatctatgtggaccctactacagtttaaccagctcagcagtACCATTGAGACAAAACCCAGGATAGAGGGGCTGAGTGAATGTGGTCTGGACTCTGTGGAGGAGGGTCATTGTGTCAGAGACACTGTAGAAGGACAGAGTACCTGCCTTGTGATCCAGGTACACTCCTACTCTGGAGGACTGAGGGCCTGATACTTTAGTCACAACATTATTGTGTCTGAAACAATAACCATCACTATAGTACTGTAAACTCCAGGACTTGTTATTGTTTCCAAATATattacctctctctgtccctgttctgCTGATGTCTTTATATGAGACTGCTGTTTTAACCCACTCCCCAGTCCACtccacctcccagtaacagcgtccagacagaccctctctacacagaaCCTGGTACCAGTTGGTGAATCTGTCTGGATGACCAGGATATCGTTGGACTTGGCCTGTATAGGTCACCTTTCTGTTCCctttagacagagagaggtatttgtgtgctgtgtttgggtccagtgtgagCTGACAGGAATCTgggagaagagcagagcagagaccaaTGAGGGGAGTCAGAACAATAAGTTAAGTCAGATACTGTATCTACCCTGTCTTTGATTAGAGCACAGCAGAGATCAAATCAGAGAAATATGAGGAGTCAGATAGATACCCAGTCTTTGATTAGATCTACTATTGCTATATATTTCTAGAGGGATTGT
This window of the Salvelinus fontinalis isolate EN_2023a unplaced genomic scaffold, ASM2944872v1 scaffold_0481, whole genome shotgun sequence genome carries:
- the LOC129846218 gene encoding tripartite motif-containing protein 16-like, giving the protein SLSLSLSLSLSLQSYQSLSLSLSLSLSLSLSRVISLSLSLSLSLQSYQSLSLSVSLSLSLSLQSYQSLSSISVSSDLPSIVVRPLQYFGDVSKTVSELREKLEDFLKGEWTKISTTVNIVDVVLPPEPKTREQLLQYSCQLTLDPNTAHKYLSLSKGNRKVTYTGQVQRYPGHPDRFTNWYQVLCREGLSGRCYWEVEWTGEWVKTAVSYKDISRTGTERGNIFGNNNKSWSLQYYSDGYCFRHNNVVTKVSGPQSSRVGVYLDHKAGTLSFYSVSDTMTLLHRVQTTFTQPLYPGFCLNGTAELVKL